The following proteins are encoded in a genomic region of Pseudorca crassidens isolate mPseCra1 chromosome 1, mPseCra1.hap1, whole genome shotgun sequence:
- the NET1 gene encoding neuroepithelial cell-transforming gene 1 protein isoform X2 — protein MVAHDEVGGLLPIKRTIRVLDVNNQSFREQEEPSNKRVRPLARVTSLANLISPVRNGAVRRFGQTIQSFTLRGDNRSPASAQKLSSRSTVPAPAKRRSSALWSEMLDVNMKQSLTSREIKRQEAIYEMSRGEQDLIEDLKLARKAYHDPMLKLSIMSEEELTQIFGDLDAYIPLHEDLLARIGEATKPGGTVEQIGHILVNWLPGLNAYKGYCSNQLAAKALLDQKKQDPRVQDFLQRCLESPFSRKLDLWSFLDIPRSRLVKYPLLLKEILRHTPKDHSDVQLLEEAILIIQGVLSDINLKKGESECQYYIDKLEYLDEKQKDPRIEASKVLLCHGELKNKNGHKLYIFLFQDILVLTRPVTRNERHSYQVYRQPIPIQELVLEDLQDGDVRMGGSFRGAFSNSDKAKNIFRVRFQDPSPGQSHTLQANDVFHKQQWFNCIRAAMAPSRQATSPSELQGLPEPHEEYGENCPPASNARAQRRASTASSVTQVEVDGDASESGTPVHTADNAKGTKAPRAQAGLRKARDKAQVGGKRKETLV, from the exons ATGGTGGCGCACGATGAGGTCGGAGGTCTCCTACCTATTAAAAGGACTATACGAGTCCTCGATGTGAACAACCAGTCCTTCAGAGAGCAGGAG gAGCCAAGCAATAAAAGAGTTCGGCCTCTAGCTCGGGTCACATCCTTGGCAAATTTAATTTCTCCTGTAAGAAATGGAGCCGTCAGACGATTTGGTCAAACCATACAG tcatTTACCCTTCGTGGTGACAACAGATCCCCCGCTTCTGCCCAGAAGTTATCCAGCAGATCTACAGTCCCGGCGCCCGCCAAAAGGAGAAGCAGTGCCCTGTGGTCGGAGATGTTAGACGTCAACATGAAGCAGTCTTTAACCTCCAGAGAGATCAAACGTCAGGAG gcAATATATGAAATGTCCCGAGGTGAACAGGATTTAATTGAGGATCTCAAGCTTGCAAGAAAG GCCTACCATGACCCCATGTTAAAGTTGTCTATTATGTCAGAAGAGGAACTCACACAGATATTTGGTGATTTGGACGCTTATATACCCCTGCATGAAG ATTTGTTGGCAAGAATAGGAGAAGCAACCAAGCCTGGTGGAACAGTAGAGCAGATTGGTCACATTCTTGTGAACTGG TTGCCAGGCTTGAATGCCTACAAAGGCTACTGCAGTAACCAGCTGGCAGCCAAAGCTCTTCTTGATCAAAAGAAACAGGATCCAAGAGTCCAAGACTTCCTCCAGCGATGTCTTGAGTCTCCCTTCAGTCGAAAACTAGATCTTTGGAGCTTCCTAGATATTCCTCGAAGCCGCCTCGTTAAATACCCtttactgttgaaagaaattcttAGACACACTCCAAAAGACCACTCTGATGTTCAGCTTCTGGAGGAAGCT atattgATAATACAAGGAGTTCTCTCTGATATCAACTTGAAGAAAGGTGAATCAGAATGCCAGTATTATATTGACAAGCTGGAGTATCTGGATGAAAAGCAGAAGGACCCTAGAATTGAAGCTAGCAAAGTATTGCTTTGCCATGgggaactgaaaaataaaaatggacat aAACTCTACATTTTCCTGTTTCAAGACATCTTGGTTTTGACTCGGCCTGTTACACGAAACGAGCGTCACTCCTACCAGGTTTACCGGCAGCCAATCCCAATCCAGGAGCTGGTCTTGGAAGACCTGCAGGATGGAGATGTGAGGATGGGAGGGTCCTTTCGAGGGGCTTTCAGCAATTCAGATAAAG ctaaAAATATCTTTCGAGTTCGCTTCCAAGACCCCTCTCCAGGCCAGTCCCACACTCTACAAGCCAATGATGTGTTCCACAAGCAGCAGTGGTTCAATTGTATCCGAGCTGCCATGGCCCCTTCCCGACAGGCCACCAGCCCCTCCGAGCTGCAGGGCTTGCCGGAGCCCCACGAGGAGTACGGAGAGAACTGCCCCCCTGCCAGCAATGCCAGGGCCCAGAGACGGGCGTCCACGGCATCCAGCGTGACTCAGGTGGAAGTTGATGGAGACGCTTCCGAAAGTGGCACCCCGGTGCACACAGCAGACAATGCTAAGGGCACAAAAGCGCCCCGAGCCCAGGCTGGCCTCCGAAAAGCCAGGGACAAAGCCCAGGTCGGTGGCAAGCGGAAAGAGACACTGGTGTAA
- the LOC137203649 gene encoding calmodulin-like produces the protein MAEQLSKEQAAEFMETFHRFDKDKDSAISTQELGAVMQERGLNPSEAALKGFIARDDADGDGVISSQEFLAVIAKGVQARAREDDLRTAFHAFDLDGDGHISMDELKQAMAQLEVSQEELDSMIREADVDQDGQVSYEEFVRVLMLK, from the coding sequence ATGGCTGAGCAGCTGTCCAAAGAGCAGGCGGCCGAGTTCATGGAGACCTTCCACAGATTCGACAAGGACAAAGACAGTGCCATCAGCACCCAGGAGCTGGGCGCCGTGATGCAGGAGCGGGGCCTGAACCCGTCAGAGGCCGCGCTGAAAGGGTTCATCGCCAGGGACGATGCAGACGGGGATGGTGTCATCAGCTCCCAGGAGTTCCTGGCAGTGATAGCCAAGGGGGTTCAGGCCCGGGCCAGAGAGGATGACCTGAGGACAGCCTTCCATGCCTTTGACCTGGATGGCGACGGCCACATCAGCATGGATGAGCTCAAGCAGGCCATGGCCCAGCTGGAGGTGTCCCAGGAGGAGTTGGACAGCATGATCCGGGAAGCTGACGTGGACCAGGACGGGCAGGTGAGCTACGAGGAGTTCGTGCGCGTCCTCATGCTGAAGTGA